GCATGTCGGCCATCGCGACGACGATCCTGGCCTTCGCCCGGCCGGGCGACGTGATCCTCCACTCGCAGCCCCTCTACGGAGGCACCGAGACCCTGATCGCCAAGACGCTCGCCAACATGAGCATCGGGGCCGTGGGCTTCGGCGACGGCGTGGACGAAGCCGGCATCAGGGCTGCAGCCAAGGAAGCTCAAGGCAAGGGTCGCGTCTCGGTCATCATGATCGAAACGCCCTCCAACCCGCTCAACACTCTAGTGGACATCGCCCTGATCAAGAGGATCGCGGACGAGATCGGCCAGGCCCAGGGGCACCGCCCCGTGGTCATCTGCGACAACACCCTGCTCGGCCCGCTCTTCCAGAAGCCCCTCGAGGACGGCGCCGACATCTCGGTCTATTCGCTCACGAAATATGTGGGCGGCCATTCGGACCTGATCGCCGGCGCGGCGCTGGGGTCGAAGGACCTCATGAAGACCGTGCGCCTGCTGCGCTCGGCCATCGGCACCCAGCTCGATCCCCATTCCTGCTGGATGCTCGGCCGCTCGCTCGAAACGCTCGCCCTGCGCATGGAGGCGGCGAACCGCAATGCGGAGATCGTCGCCAAGTTCCTGCATGAGCACCCGAGCGTGGTGAAGGTGCACCACCTCGCCTACCTGCCGGAAGGCTCGCGGGCGAAGGAGGTCTATGAGGCACAATCCGACGCGCCCGGCTCCACCTTCTCCTTCGATGTGAAGGGCGGCGAGGCCGAGGCCTTTCGCGTCCTCAACGCGCTCCAGGTCTTCAAGCTGGCGGTGAGCTTAGGGGGCACGGAATCGCTGATCTCGCCCCCGGCCTCCACGACCCATTCCGGCGTGCCGAAGACGACCCGCGACCGCCTCGGCGTCTCCGACGCCACGATCCGCGTCTCCATCGGCATCGAGCATCCCGACGATCTCGTGGCGGATCTGGCGCAGGCGCTGTCCACGTTGGGATAAGGACGTCGCGTCCTCCGTGTCGTTCCTGGCCGGAGATGGCGGAGCCATCGGAGGAGAAGGGAAACCATGAGCAAGCGCAGTGCTATGGATCCCCTTCCCTCGCTTCGCTCGCCGGGGATGACACCCGTCACGTCATGGCCGGCCTCGTGCCGTCCATCTCGATGCTGTGAAACGCTGCGCCTTTCCAATCGGGGTCACCGGCACAAGGCCGGTGACGACCTGGCGGATGTCAAACCAGAGGGCCACCTGCCGTTTCTCCATGCGCCCATGTCGCGCCCGCTATTCCGCTTTGCACTGCAATAAACCCTTGCGCATGTCCGGTCGCTAGAACGAAAATGGTTCGAACCGGAAGGAAGCAATGGCCGCTGCGATAGACTTGCAGTCTTATCAGGAACCTATTCTTTTTCTGGCAACGGCAGGCATCGTCGTCCCCCTGTTCCACCGGCTCCGAATCAGCCCGGTCCTGGGGTTTCTGGCGGCAGGCGCGTTGCTG
This region of Microvirga mediterraneensis genomic DNA includes:
- a CDS encoding cystathionine gamma-synthase family protein gives rise to the protein MAYNRYHKDRIGNHKLHPETLMLGYGYDPTLSEGAVKPPVFLTSTFVFNSAEHGKEFFDYVAGRREPPQGEAAGLVYSRFNHPNSEIVEDRLAVFEEAEAGLLFSSGMSAIATTILAFARPGDVILHSQPLYGGTETLIAKTLANMSIGAVGFGDGVDEAGIRAAAKEAQGKGRVSVIMIETPSNPLNTLVDIALIKRIADEIGQAQGHRPVVICDNTLLGPLFQKPLEDGADISVYSLTKYVGGHSDLIAGAALGSKDLMKTVRLLRSAIGTQLDPHSCWMLGRSLETLALRMEAANRNAEIVAKFLHEHPSVVKVHHLAYLPEGSRAKEVYEAQSDAPGSTFSFDVKGGEAEAFRVLNALQVFKLAVSLGGTESLISPPASTTHSGVPKTTRDRLGVSDATIRVSIGIEHPDDLVADLAQALSTLG